The window CCTGAGGCTTAACGCTTCCTTTCTCTATTTTAAGTTCTAGAAGCTTCTTCAAACCTCTCATAACTTTTGAGAGATCTCCCGGCTTTCTTATATCCCTGTAAAGTTTGATATCATAGGCATCTATGCTGACGAAGACCTCATCCACCCCTAATCCAACGAGCTCCTCAGCCATATCCTCTAGAGCGGAGCCATTCGTATTCAGAGCTACTGTGAATCCCAGCTCCTTAGCGGTCCTAAGCATCTCGATCATTTTCGGGTTCAATGATGGCTCTCCCCAGCCGGAGAGGACTAATTTGCTCACTCCAGCCTCCATCCCCTTCCTCAAGATTTGCTCCAGCATATCGTAACTCATATTGCATTTCTTAAAGTTTGAGACAGCATTTTTAAAGCAATGTGTTGAGGTTGAACCTGACGGAGAGCAAGGTCATTAAGGAGCCTCTGCCATCCGAGGACGTCCTGAGGGCTTGGCTGGGAGGAAGGGGCCTAGGGGTTTATTACATGCTCAAGGAAGTGGATCCGAAGGTAGATCCGCTGAGAGCCCAGCCGCTCCGGCCCCTACAATAGCTACCCTAATACCATTAGAGCTCCTCCTCTCCCTGCAGAGGAAGGCGAACTTCAATGATATCAGCCTAGGGATAGGCCGATGGAACAATAAATTATTTCCCATCCATGAGGTCCCTGTAGTACTCCATCACCAGCTTCTTCACCGCCCTCCTCAGGATCTCTGTGAGGCTAGCTTGACTCATCCCCAGCATATCAGCCAGCTCCCTCGTCCTTATTCTCCTGGGGAAGTCGAAGTACCCCATCCTCACAGCAGTCAGGAGGACCTCCTCCTGCCTCTCCGTGAGCATCCGACCCCTTTTGACTATCGAGATTATCCTGAACCCCTTATATGACTTAAGAGCTGATGAGAGCTTCCTGAGGGTCTGCCTGCTCGGCAAGATGAGCTCGCACCTCATCTCATCATTCCTCATATTAGCTGAGATAAGGAAAGCTTTAGTCGATGAGAGGAGCTTGCAAAGCCCACATCCCTCCGATTCCAACATCCTGACCTTATTCGTCCCCTCCCGGATCTCAACAGCATGTATCATTTTATCTCCATATGGTCTGATCCCTATTATCTTGAATTCCTTTATTCCATTCTCCCTAAGTAATTCTGAGACTTTGCATTCCTCATTTTTGACTCTGAATATTATCCCGAGGGGTTCCCCTTTCCTCATATTCCTAACATGTTAGGGTACTTAATTATCTTTTCCACCCCCCTAAAATAGGGGATGCCTATGTTCCCGGGAGAGGAACTCTTAACGCTCCTTTCTTCCCTCCTACTGCTCTCGATTTCCCTTTACAAATATCTAAAGAGTAAGGAGATTTCTTATGCTATGTGGTCGATAGCTGCTCTCTCTTTCCTCATAATAGCTGCTGCTCTAGCCCTCTTGAAGCTGGATGCACTCTCGCTCCCGATAACTCCATACGTCGGGGCCCTCTATCCGGCTTTCATGGCAGCCGGAGTCCTCGGAAAGGACCACTGGAGGAAGTATGTGATCTTCATATTGCTAATGCTTCTCCTGATGGTGATAGGTCAGCTCTCATATAAGTTGATATTCACGGGAGCCGAGGTAATCCTGCACTCCGTTTCCGGCCTGATAATAACATTCCTGCCGTTCATAATGGTCGCTATGAGGAGAGCTCCTCCGACAGAAAGCTTGATAGGGCTGGGTGGCTTGCTCATCTCAATAGGAGGCCTGGCCCTCGCGACGCTATTAGCTCAGAAACCTCTCCTCCCCATGGAGACCGTTATATTCCTGCTGCACCCATTACTATTCCTCTCAGCGTTCCTAATGGCTGCGGGCATATATTTATGCAGGAGGGGTTGATTTGGACCCGGTAAGGGCCCATATGATCCTAGCCTTCACTCTAGCTGTGCTCTTAGTCGGCTGGGGGGTCCTCCTATCCCCTCCCTTCAGGGAGCTCAGGGCCTCGCTCGGTTTACCGACGGAACTCCCAGGGGCTAGATACAATCCGGAAGTGAAGGCAGCTGAAATAATAAATAAGGATGAGGAGGGTGCTGAATTCTTCTTAGCGAGAGTAGCCCACTATTATCACGCTCTTTTCGCCACTCTCCTCTACGGGATGCTAGTAGCGTTCAGCTCCATGAGGAGGGATTTAATAGGGGCTGATATCCTCAACATAACCCTCATAGGAACTCTCTTCACTATGATAGGGGCTCTAATTTACTCATATGTGAGTAGGACATTCTTCTGGCATGGTCTATTCATAGCAGGCCTCTCCATACTCTTCTCCTCAGGTCTATTGACTCTCCTGAGGTTCAGACCATCTAAAACTCTGGATCTCGCTTTAATAGTCGCCCTTATACTCCTCCTAGGCGGTGGAGCTATAGGAGCTTACGTAGGGAGCAGTTACATCAGCGAGGAGGCATCAGGAGGCTTCGAGAGGGCGAAGATACTAGCTAGGTTCAACCCGGATCTGGCTGAGGATAATGAGATCTGGAGGGCCATGACTGGCCATCTCCATACGATGGTAGCACTAGCGACCACTATAACTTTCTTACTAGGCGTTTACAAGATAGGGATCCCGAATGGAAGGTTTGCGAAGGTATCGATACTTTTAGTGATCCTAGGGGAACTCGTGATGGCCATAGCATCCTATTCAGTTTGGTTCTTCGGGAAAATAGCTCACCTCATAATAACTCCTGCGGCTCTCATCCTGATAGCTTCAACCCTGATCCTATCATTTCTAGTGGGCGGTTACAAATTCAAGGAGAGCTTCAGAGAGCCGAAGGGCCTCCTCCTCTGGGGGCTCAGGCTGGGCAATATATGGACTTGGGCCTTCATAGCCCTACCCGGCGCTATAGTCGCGATTAGCTTAAGAAAGCCCCTCTTCTTCAAACCAGAGTTCAGAAGTGAGCTTTGGGATTGGGCTGAGTTATCTTATAATATAGGCCATTGGCACATAATAGTTGTCCTATGGGGTGTTATGCTCCTCCTGGTATATCTAGCTGATGTACGCTCTAAGTGGGCCTCAGCAGCGGGCTGGCTCTCCCTGATAGGGATGCTGGGAGCAACTGCCGCCACTAACCTCTATATGCTCGCCAATCCCCCCGGCCCCTACTCCCCGAATCCCTACTCAAATATCTGGCTCTCGACGATTGTAGAGCCTTCCCTCATCCTAATGTCAATAGGCATCGCCGCGAGCTATATAATCTTCCTGCTGGACAGCCTCAAATAACCTTTTTCACTATGAGGACGTTGCAAGGGGCATTCCTCACGACTCCCTCGCTGACGCTACCCAGGAGGAGCTCCCTTATCTTGCTCATCCCCCTGGCCCCCATGACTATCAAATCGAAATCCCCCTCCTTAGCCAATTCCACTATCTCATGGACAGCGTGACCCTCCCTTATCACTTTCTCCACTTCAACCCCTTCCTTTGAAGCTGATTCAGCGTATTTGCTCAGAATATCCTCCGCAGCTCTCTTCTCGGCATCTACTAGCCTCAGGAAGTCGGAAGGATTCACTATAGGAGAGTAAGGGATGAAGGGGGTCTCAGGAGATACTATGGGCATTATACTGACGGATGAGACGTAGAGCAGGGTCAATTTGCTCCCATATCTTTTAGCTATATCAATGGCCACTTCGAGAGCCCTGTAGGAGTTCTCGGAGCCATCTATGGGGACGAGGATCTTGCTGAACATAAAATATCCTGATCGTATGCAATTTAAACCCAGCAGATAGTTTTTTAAGATAGCCCCGGCATACGCTGAGATGGGTCCAGTGGATCTCCTCAAGCTCGGGGTCTTCCTCCTCGGTATCTCAGCCCTCATACTGGCTTCTATAGCGCTTCACTCCTACTTAACCCAGCCCCGCGGACCGTATGAGAGATTCTGGGCTTACTGCAATTTCAACACAGTGATAATAAGGGCTAATGAGGATCTGAGGAATGTATCAGTCTTGGACGCCAATGGCAGCCTGATCTGTAACTTCGATGAGATCCCGAAGGGCTCAGATAGAGTGTGCAGGGTCGGTGGGGATGGCGTCTACAGAGTGGTCTCGGGAGGGGAGGAAAGGGCCGTCGTTTGCATTCCAATAGCTCCTAGACAGGCTCCGGGAGGAGACTGAGAGCTCTCACTTCAAAAAAATTAGTGATCTAGGGATGGGTCATACCTGGCTGAGCCCCCGTATTTACTCAGCCTCCAGCTGACGTAGAAGGGCATATCTTCGGGCCCTCCTATCTCCAAGAACGCCTTCAAATGCATGCTCTTCTCTAAATTCCCGAGGAATCCCATGAGCTCTTCATCCCCACTGAACCCCAGTAGCTCGAGCCTCTCCTCCCCGCTGCAGTTCTGTATGTGGAGGGCCGCTTTCACCTTGGGCTCATCCGGACCTCTGCCAACTAGCTTAGTTAGGAGATCGGGATCGGGGGCATATCCGAAGATCAGGAAGAACCTCTCCGCAAAGATGAACGACCCTCACCTCAGCCTCACTACTCCTATAAAAAAATTTCGGTCACTCAGCAGCTCCGCGTTGGGGCCTGAGGATGAAGTAGCTCAAGATCATCAGCGCTATCGCGAGCAGCATAGCAGCTAATATGAGGAGGAGGGGCTTATCCCCCACTCCGAAGCATATGGGGAAGAAGAGGATCACTATACAGCCGCCGAAACTTAATGATGCTTCCCCCGATATCATAGCTAGGATGGGGATTAGGAGTAACGCTATAAAGGCTAGGAGGAAGCCGGAGAGTATTAGTAGATGCCCGAGCCTCATCGCAACCACCCCATCATGAATATAATGAAGGTGACTATTGTTAAGACGAGAGCCAGTATTATTAGGCCCTTCGCCACCCTCTGGTCCGTCCCGAATATTATGGGCAGTGGTCCTATTATCAGGACGCCCCCTCCTCTGACCTCCCTCTCTCCTCCCAGGGAGAGGAGTATGAATCCCATCAGTATGAGGAGGAACGCCACTATCAGCATTAAGATTACCACTCCATACATAGGCCTTCTATCTGGATTTATTTTTAAGCGTTTTCATCCCTAGGGCCCCTCTGATGATTTAATGATACCCTTAGCATATAAGAATATTCCTCCACTCCTATTGGGATCTCCGCTACCCTGAGCAGCGTGAGATGAGCTTTCCCATTCCCAATATCACGCGAGCAGAAATGCAGAATTCCATGAGCATGGATGAAAACTCTATATCCTTTGCCCCCTGAATGATCCGATGGTTCAAGCGGCGAAGGTATTCGTATTGCCCCCTCTCGCTCCCGAGGATATAGCTAAGAGGATGAGGGGATTCTCGAAGCTAAAGAGGGAGAATTTAGCTGGTAGAGAGATCGAAATTGGTTCGAGCATCCTCGATCTATATTCAGAGGATGGGAAGCTGATAGGGACTTTCGAGGAGAACTTACTCCTATCGCTCAAGTATAAGGACGAGGTATTGAGAGCTCCTCTGACCGTCAGAACTCCTTTCATCTTCGTGAGGGGGGAGGGAGTCACTCACCTAATAGTGGCTGCGAGGAAGAATAGAGCTAATAGGATAGCTGGGCAGCTATCCTCAATAATATCTGATGAGAAGGGATTCATTCAGGAGGCCTGGATCCCTTCTGAGGAGTTCAGGAAGTTATATGAGGGGAGGATGGGTACGGTCAAGGTCATCTTCTTCAGTGACGTGAGGATCCCCAACGTGAGGAAGCTGTCCCTGTACGGCGAGGAGCTAGCTAGCACTAGCCTGTATCAAGAGTATCTGAAGCTGGGCAGAGTATGGTACGTGGTCTTCGAGCCTGAGGATGGCTTAATCGTGGGGTTGACTAGGAATTGTGCTGTGACCTTCTTCTCCAGGGTTAGCCTGGAGGAGGCTGTAGCTTTCATAGAGAGGGAGATACTGCCCAGGGTGACGGAATGATTTTTAAGCAGAGGGACTAAATGG of the Candidatus Korarchaeum sp. genome contains:
- a CDS encoding helix-turn-helix domain-containing protein yields the protein MRKGEPLGIIFRVKNEECKVSELLRENGIKEFKIIGIRPYGDKMIHAVEIREGTNKVRMLESEGCGLCKLLSSTKAFLISANMRNDEMRCELILPSRQTLRKLSSALKSYKGFRIISIVKRGRMLTERQEEVLLTAVRMGYFDFPRRIRTRELADMLGMSQASLTEILRRAVKKLVMEYYRDLMDGK
- a CDS encoding universal stress protein, coding for MFSKILVPIDGSENSYRALEVAIDIAKRYGSKLTLLYVSSVSIMPIVSPETPFIPYSPIVNPSDFLRLVDAEKRAAEDILSKYAESASKEGVEVEKVIREGHAVHEIVELAKEGDFDLIVMGARGMSKIRELLLGSVSEGVVRNAPCNVLIVKKVI
- a CDS encoding DUF131 domain-containing protein, encoding MYGVVILMLIVAFLLILMGFILLSLGGEREVRGGGVLIIGPLPIIFGTDQRVAKGLIILALVLTIVTFIIFMMGWLR